In Ochrobactrum sp. Marseille-Q0166, a single genomic region encodes these proteins:
- a CDS encoding YMGG-like glycine zipper-containing protein — MGKIAAALIAMLIITGCTSTEKDVSIGTVAGAAIGGIAGGGRGALIGAGAGAIGGLLVRNLRNGKCEYRNKRGQIYTARCR; from the coding sequence ATGGGTAAAATAGCAGCAGCGCTAATTGCCATGCTTATCATTACAGGCTGTACCAGTACAGAAAAAGACGTCAGCATCGGCACCGTTGCTGGGGCGGCCATTGGCGGGATCGCAGGTGGCGGTCGTGGAGCACTGATCGGTGCCGGTGCGGGCGCTATCGGCGGTTTGCTCGTTCGTAACCTACGCAATGGTAAATGCGAATACAGAAACAAGCGTGGCCAGATTTACACTGCACGCTGCCGCTAA
- a CDS encoding Thivi_2564 family membrane protein, with the protein MSILISLLITVLVIFLVLYLINMLPLDGKVKQIAQIIVIIIGIISLLKYLAVF; encoded by the coding sequence ATGTCAATCCTCATCAGCCTTCTGATAACGGTTCTGGTTATCTTTCTCGTTCTTTATCTTATCAACATGCTTCCGCTGGATGGTAAAGTAAAACAGATTGCACAGATAATCGTAATTATTATCGGTATAATATCTTTGCTCAAGTATCTGGCTGTTTTCTAA
- a CDS encoding alanyl-tRNA editing protein gives MAYETEALFREDAYLKSAEGSVLALTDTGGIILDQTNFYATSGGQPGDTGFFERADGSRIEIAATVTGESKNEIVHVPAEGQVLPTIGEKLVLHINWERRYKLMRMHTACHLLSVACPFPITGAAVGEDESRVDFDLPDASYTKESVTQKLMEMVKANDPVTLHWISDEEFLANPDIVKSKNVRPPVGAGRLRLVVIGENGSVDSQPCGGTHVSETQEVGEIHIGKIEKKGKENRRFRIRFGNAP, from the coding sequence ATGGCATACGAGACTGAAGCTCTGTTCCGCGAAGATGCATATCTTAAAAGCGCGGAGGGTTCGGTCCTTGCCCTGACAGATACTGGCGGAATTATTCTCGATCAGACAAATTTTTACGCCACTTCCGGCGGACAGCCGGGAGATACCGGCTTTTTTGAGCGTGCCGATGGATCGCGCATTGAAATTGCTGCAACCGTTACCGGCGAAAGCAAAAACGAAATCGTTCATGTGCCAGCCGAAGGGCAAGTGCTTCCCACGATTGGCGAGAAGCTTGTTCTGCATATCAATTGGGAGCGCCGCTACAAGCTGATGCGTATGCATACAGCCTGCCATCTTCTTTCTGTCGCGTGCCCGTTTCCAATTACCGGAGCCGCGGTTGGTGAAGACGAAAGCCGCGTCGATTTCGATCTTCCAGATGCGAGCTACACCAAGGAATCCGTTACCCAAAAACTCATGGAAATGGTGAAAGCCAATGATCCAGTTACGCTGCACTGGATCAGCGATGAAGAGTTTCTGGCTAATCCGGATATTGTGAAGTCGAAGAACGTCCGCCCACCTGTGGGTGCAGGGCGTCTTCGTCTGGTGGTTATCGGTGAAAATGGTTCGGTGGATTCGCAACCTTGCGGCGGAACACACGTTTCTGAAACGCAGGAAGTGGGTGAAATCCACATCGGCAAAATCGAAAAGAAGGGCAAGGAAAACCGCCGCTTCCGCATTCGATTTGGCAACGCACCATGA
- the sseA gene encoding 3-mercaptopyruvate sulfurtransferase → MSDKSAFVISRDDLKARLGEPGLAIVDASWYLPAAGRNGRDEYDAAHIPGAVFFDQDVIADKDSGLPHTLPSPELFARHVGAMGITADETIVVYDGPGMFSAPRVWWMFRVMGVKNVLVLDGGFDGWKAANFPVTDEVTKIAATLFTPSFNAAKVVGFAEMSKIVDQRSSQIADARAAGRFTGRDAEPREGMRSGHMPGARNVPVGSLSENGQLKSLHSLREIFASAGVDLNKPVVTSCGSGVTAAVITLALTSLGHEDNRLYDGSWSEWGSRQDTPVVTGEAE, encoded by the coding sequence ATGTCCGACAAAAGTGCCTTTGTTATCTCCCGCGATGATCTGAAAGCCCGACTGGGCGAGCCGGGTCTCGCAATCGTGGACGCATCCTGGTATTTGCCTGCAGCCGGTCGCAATGGGCGCGATGAATACGATGCAGCACACATTCCGGGCGCAGTTTTCTTTGATCAGGATGTGATTGCAGACAAGGATTCTGGGTTGCCGCATACCTTGCCATCACCAGAGCTTTTTGCGCGCCATGTCGGCGCGATGGGGATCACGGCGGATGAAACCATTGTCGTCTATGATGGCCCCGGCATGTTCTCTGCGCCGCGTGTCTGGTGGATGTTCCGTGTGATGGGCGTGAAAAACGTTCTGGTTCTCGATGGCGGTTTTGATGGTTGGAAAGCAGCAAACTTCCCTGTCACCGATGAAGTTACGAAAATCGCCGCAACGCTTTTCACGCCTTCATTCAATGCGGCAAAGGTTGTTGGTTTTGCCGAAATGAGCAAAATCGTGGATCAACGCAGCTCTCAGATTGCTGATGCGCGTGCCGCAGGCCGTTTCACAGGGCGGGATGCAGAACCGCGTGAAGGTATGCGTTCCGGTCACATGCCGGGCGCTCGCAACGTTCCGGTCGGTTCTCTGTCTGAAAACGGTCAGCTGAAAAGCCTCCACAGCCTTCGTGAAATCTTCGCCAGTGCCGGTGTAGACCTCAATAAACCAGTCGTCACCAGCTGCGGTTCAGGCGTAACCGCTGCCGTCATAACTCTGGCATTAACGTCGCTTGGCCATGAAGACAATCGGCTTTATGATGGTTCATGGAGCGAGTGGGGCAGCAGGCAGGATACGCCTGTGGTGACCGGCGAAGCAGAATAA
- a CDS encoding cysteine synthase A has product MLNSALDAIGNTPLIRLKKASESTGCEIYGKAEFLNPGQSVKDRAALYIIRDAERRGLLKPGGVIVEGTAGNTGIGLTFVAKALGYRTVIVIPETQSQEKKDALRLLGAELIEVPAAPYRNPNNYVRLSGRLAEQLAKSEPNGAIWANQFDNVANRIAHIETTAQEIWRDTDGKVDGFVSAVGSGGTLAGTAFGLKEKNADIKIALADPHGAALHSFYTTGELKSEGDSITEGIGQGRITANLEGFTPDFSYRVGDADALDILFDLVQEEGLCLGGSSGINIAGAIRLAKDLGPGHTIVTVLCDYGNRYQSKLFNPAFLRGKDLPVPGWLETKPDVHIPYEG; this is encoded by the coding sequence AATTTCTCAATCCCGGCCAGTCTGTAAAGGACCGCGCAGCGCTTTACATTATCCGTGATGCCGAAAGGCGTGGACTGCTCAAGCCCGGCGGCGTTATCGTTGAAGGTACGGCAGGAAACACCGGCATCGGCCTTACTTTCGTTGCCAAAGCGCTTGGCTATCGCACGGTGATTGTCATTCCAGAAACCCAGAGTCAGGAAAAGAAGGATGCGCTGCGCCTCCTTGGCGCAGAACTGATTGAGGTTCCTGCCGCGCCTTACCGCAATCCGAACAATTATGTGCGTCTGTCCGGGCGTCTGGCCGAACAACTCGCCAAAAGCGAACCCAACGGCGCAATCTGGGCCAATCAGTTCGATAATGTCGCCAATCGCATCGCACATATTGAAACCACCGCGCAGGAAATCTGGCGTGATACCGATGGCAAGGTCGATGGCTTCGTTTCGGCTGTAGGTTCAGGTGGCACGCTCGCAGGCACGGCCTTTGGCCTCAAGGAAAAGAATGCGGATATCAAGATCGCTCTCGCTGATCCGCATGGCGCAGCGCTTCATTCCTTCTACACGACAGGCGAATTGAAATCAGAAGGTGATTCCATCACGGAAGGCATCGGGCAGGGGCGCATTACAGCCAATCTCGAGGGTTTCACACCCGATTTTTCCTACCGTGTTGGCGATGCCGATGCGCTCGATATTCTGTTTGATTTGGTGCAGGAGGAAGGACTCTGCCTGGGCGGTTCTTCGGGCATCAATATTGCCGGTGCAATCCGTCTTGCAAAAGATCTCGGACCGGGCCACACAATCGTGACCGTGCTTTGCGACTATGGTAATCGTTACCAGTCCAAGCTGTTCAATCCTGCTTTCCTGCGCGGCAAAGATCTGCCTGTGCCGGGTTGGTTGGAAACGAAACCTGATGTTCACATACCATACGAGGGATAA
- a CDS encoding GGDEF domain-containing protein — MRMALWKAALITLSVVLISLATSFIVGFFLGQMPGVVGLSLSTFVPIATAFPSLFYIFIQHNKLRDAYSQLEKAHGELQARSRVDHMTGLLNREALFDAMKISRSRIESGTLLVIDADHFKAINDTFGHSVGDRALKLIAFALQNVTRKGDLVGRIGGEEFCVFLPGATGETGMRVAQRIRAEVENTPFHATEYQIYPLTISIGVASAPKNETNSQVLSRADRCLYMAKQRGRNCVVFDEESGRITSASVVLITNGREAARG, encoded by the coding sequence ATGAGGATGGCTTTATGGAAGGCAGCGTTGATAACGTTGTCTGTAGTTTTAATTTCTCTCGCAACAAGCTTTATTGTGGGTTTCTTTTTGGGCCAAATGCCGGGGGTCGTCGGTCTTTCATTAAGTACGTTTGTACCGATTGCTACTGCGTTTCCGTCTCTATTTTATATCTTCATTCAGCATAATAAGCTTCGTGATGCATATTCGCAGCTCGAAAAAGCCCATGGTGAGTTGCAGGCGCGTTCGCGTGTCGATCACATGACCGGGCTGCTCAACCGCGAAGCATTATTCGATGCGATGAAAATCAGCCGATCACGTATTGAAAGCGGAACACTTCTCGTTATTGATGCCGACCACTTCAAGGCGATCAACGATACGTTTGGGCATAGCGTTGGTGATCGCGCACTCAAGCTGATTGCTTTTGCACTACAAAATGTAACGCGTAAAGGCGATCTCGTGGGGCGTATCGGTGGTGAAGAATTCTGCGTTTTTCTTCCTGGTGCAACGGGAGAAACGGGTATGCGCGTCGCACAGAGAATACGCGCAGAAGTAGAAAATACACCATTCCATGCTACCGAATATCAAATATATCCGCTGACGATCAGTATCGGCGTGGCATCTGCACCAAAGAACGAAACCAATTCGCAAGTGTTAAGCCGCGCTGATCGTTGCCTTTATATGGCCAAGCAGCGCGGTAGGAACTGCGTCGTTTTTGATGAAGAAAGCGGTCGGATTACGAGTGCGTCTGTCGTTTTGATCACTAATGGACGCGAAGCCGCCCGCGGATAA
- a CDS encoding glyoxalase superfamily protein: MNKIANQNVGFGRIAAIIPVTDMTRAYHFYGEILGFEKVFENGNPVGFMILRNDKGELHLSLQKDHKAANFNIAHMLVDNVDALQGICKQNDTRIIKGLQDKDYGIRAFVFEDPDGNRIDVGQKTNNTTS, encoded by the coding sequence ATGAACAAAATCGCTAATCAGAACGTCGGTTTCGGACGGATTGCGGCTATCATTCCTGTCACAGATATGACCAGAGCCTATCATTTCTATGGTGAAATTCTCGGTTTCGAAAAAGTCTTCGAAAACGGTAATCCTGTTGGGTTCATGATCCTGCGAAATGATAAAGGCGAGCTGCATCTTTCACTACAGAAAGACCACAAGGCTGCGAACTTCAATATTGCACATATGCTGGTCGACAACGTCGATGCACTACAAGGCATTTGCAAACAGAACGATACGCGGATCATAAAAGGCTTGCAGGACAAAGACTACGGCATACGGGCATTTGTATTTGAAGACCCAGATGGCAATCGGATTGATGTTGGCCAGAAAACCAACAATACCACATCCTAG
- a CDS encoding acetyl-CoA hydrolase/transferase family protein, giving the protein MLESRIRNISLRDKIITAEEAASQIKDGMIVGMSGFTRAGDAKAVPLAMSARAADDPFQITLITGASLGHDVDKLLTEAHVLARRMPFQVDRTLRAAINRGEVMFIDQHLSETVEQLRSNQIGPIDYAVVEALAITENGGIIPTTSIGNSASFAILAKKVIVEVNLNQPSALEGLHDIYIPTKRPSRDPIPVTACDSRVGLPYIPIPPEKIAGIVITQENDSASTVEPADGETVAIAAHLINFLLNEVEAGRLDLTLNPLQAGIGTIANAVLNGFVDSPFHNLRMYSEVLQDSTFDLFDAGKLDYASGSSITLSPACGERVFNNIDRYRDKLILRPQEISNHPEVIRRLGIIGINTALEFDIYGNVNSTHVDGTHMMNGIGGSGDFARNAYISIFVSKSEAKNGAISSIVPMVTHVDHTEHDVDILVTEQGLADLRGLAPRERASLIINNCAHPDYRDQLNDYFERACQRGGHTPHLLEEAFSWHSRRKQTGSMLK; this is encoded by the coding sequence ATGTTGGAATCACGTATCAGGAACATATCTCTGCGTGATAAGATCATTACTGCGGAAGAAGCTGCAAGCCAGATTAAGGATGGCATGATCGTTGGAATGAGCGGGTTTACCCGCGCTGGCGATGCGAAGGCAGTCCCTCTCGCAATGTCCGCGCGCGCGGCTGATGATCCATTTCAAATCACGCTGATTACCGGTGCCTCCCTTGGTCATGATGTCGATAAGCTATTGACGGAAGCACATGTTCTTGCGCGCCGTATGCCTTTTCAAGTGGATCGCACTTTGCGCGCTGCGATCAACCGTGGCGAAGTGATGTTCATTGATCAGCACCTTTCCGAGACTGTTGAGCAACTTCGCTCCAACCAGATCGGCCCTATTGATTATGCTGTAGTGGAAGCGCTGGCCATTACCGAGAATGGCGGCATTATCCCAACAACGTCGATCGGTAATTCAGCCAGCTTTGCGATTTTGGCCAAGAAGGTGATTGTCGAGGTCAACCTGAACCAGCCATCGGCGTTGGAAGGACTGCACGACATCTATATTCCAACCAAGCGCCCTTCCCGCGATCCAATTCCGGTGACGGCCTGTGACAGTCGTGTCGGCCTGCCCTATATTCCGATCCCACCTGAAAAGATCGCTGGCATTGTTATTACACAAGAGAACGATAGCGCCTCAACGGTAGAGCCTGCGGATGGTGAAACAGTGGCGATTGCCGCACACCTCATCAACTTCCTGTTGAATGAGGTTGAGGCCGGTCGACTCGATTTGACGCTGAACCCGCTGCAAGCGGGTATTGGCACTATAGCTAACGCGGTTCTGAATGGCTTTGTCGACAGTCCGTTCCATAATCTTCGCATGTATAGCGAAGTGTTACAGGACAGCACATTCGACCTGTTCGATGCGGGCAAGCTTGATTATGCGTCCGGCTCGTCGATTACCTTAAGTCCTGCCTGTGGCGAGCGCGTTTTCAACAATATCGACCGCTATCGGGACAAGCTGATTCTGCGTCCGCAGGAAATAAGCAATCATCCCGAGGTTATTCGTCGTCTGGGGATTATCGGCATCAACACCGCACTTGAGTTCGACATTTACGGCAACGTGAATTCGACCCATGTTGATGGTACACATATGATGAATGGTATTGGCGGTTCCGGTGACTTTGCTCGCAATGCTTATATCTCGATTTTTGTGAGCAAATCTGAAGCCAAAAATGGCGCCATATCGTCGATCGTCCCCATGGTAACCCACGTTGATCATACCGAACACGATGTTGATATTCTGGTCACGGAACAAGGCCTTGCTGATTTACGTGGCCTCGCGCCACGTGAGCGTGCAAGCCTGATCATCAACAATTGTGCGCATCCAGATTATCGGGATCAGTTGAACGACTATTTTGAACGTGCCTGCCAGCGCGGTGGCCACACTCCTCACCTCTTGGAAGAAGCATTCAGTTGGCATAGTCGCCGCAAGCAGACAGGTTCGATGCTAAAATAA
- a CDS encoding GNAT family N-acetyltransferase, translated as MTEKLMARVTHLEMTARPALSVPVPSSLRLAIMRSTEMPVHFYRYLYEQVGRQHHWMMRRVQSDAEVAEAIHAETAEIHVLYADGNPAGFLELDLSALPETAEILYFGLVPDYQGRGLGKFFLNEAISTAWSHSPQKVAIHTNTLDSPRALQLYQRMGFVPVSWSEEEVTPWN; from the coding sequence ATGACTGAAAAACTCATGGCCAGAGTAACCCATCTGGAAATGACAGCGCGTCCCGCGCTGTCGGTTCCCGTTCCCTCCAGCTTGCGCCTTGCCATAATGCGCTCGACCGAAATGCCGGTGCATTTCTATCGCTATCTCTACGAACAGGTTGGTCGCCAGCATCACTGGATGATGCGTCGCGTGCAAAGCGATGCGGAAGTGGCCGAAGCCATTCACGCTGAAACCGCCGAAATTCACGTTCTCTACGCTGATGGTAATCCGGCTGGCTTTCTCGAGCTGGACTTGTCTGCATTACCTGAAACGGCTGAAATTCTCTATTTCGGCCTGGTTCCCGATTATCAGGGCAGGGGATTGGGAAAATTTTTCCTCAATGAAGCAATTTCTACGGCCTGGTCCCATAGCCCGCAGAAAGTGGCTATCCACACCAACACGCTCGATAGCCCGCGTGCGTTGCAGCTTTATCAGAGGATGGGATTTGTACCCGTCAGCTGGTCCGAAGAAGAAGTCACGCCCTGGAACTAA